From Streptomyces sp. Edi4, one genomic window encodes:
- a CDS encoding mycoredoxin yields the protein MPGTVTMYSTTWCGYCTRLKKQMDREGIAYTEVNIEHDPESATFVEKANGGNQTVPTVLFDDGSTLTNPSLAQVKQKIGV from the coding sequence ATGCCGGGCACTGTGACGATGTACAGCACCACGTGGTGCGGCTACTGCACGCGGCTGAAGAAGCAGATGGACCGCGAAGGCATCGCGTACACCGAGGTCAACATCGAGCACGACCCGGAGTCGGCCACGTTCGTGGAGAAGGCCAACGGGGGCAACCAGACGGTGCCGACCGTCCTGTTCGACGACGGCTCGACGCTCACCAACCCCTCGCTCGCGCAGGTCAAGCAGAAGATCGGCGTCTGA
- a CDS encoding UvrD-helicase domain-containing protein, which produces MPTHLTHPDQLIELLGIPFTPEQTACITAPPAPQVIVAGAGSGKTTVMAARVVWLVGTGQVAPEQVLGLTFTNKAAGELAERVRTALTRAGITDPDALDPERGEPGISTYHAFAGRLLTDHGLRMGLEPTSRLLADATRFQLAARVLREAPGPYPALTKSFATLVSDLLALDAELAEHLVRPERLAAYDQDLLRTLADAKLSNAELRKVPEAATARLELLDLAVRYRAAKKSRDLLDFGDQMALSAELALTHPEVGRLLREEFKVVLLDEYQDTSVAQRRLLAALFGGGTGHAVTAVGDPCQAIYGWRGASVANLDDFPRHFPYADGRPATRQALSENRRSGGRLLDLANSLAAPLRSMHAGVEALRPAPGAERDGSVRIALLDTHEQEIDWLADSIAHLVRTGKAPGEIAVLCRTAGDFPAIQGALVARDIPVEVVGLSGLLHLPEVADLVAVCEVLQDPGANASLVRILTGPRWRVGPRDLALLGRRARDLVRRVTGEPGDPDQRLADAVEGVDPAEVISLADALDTFLEGAEDDGLPFSAEARVRFARLAAELRDLRRSLADPLMDVLHRVLSVTGLEVELSASPHALAARRRETLSGFLDTAAGFAALDGEASLLAFLGFLRTAAQYEKGLDNALPGGENTVKVLTAHKSKGLEWDVVAVPGLVTGAFPSTRAREAWTSQAKVLPHALRGDAPTLPAVETWDAKGLKSFKEAMKDHQHTEELRLGYVTFTRPRTLLLGSGHWWGPNQKKPRGPSAFLHALYEHCAAGHGEIEAWADEPADDAENPALRESATGHAWPLPLDPESLARRRAAAQRVLAHIEAAPTREDGTPSSYEDEADLATPFEDGAGPYGAESYGVEPYGAEPYGDEPYQDGPYAPEEFGVPEDEDEDESLPLDDWDLLTTERPTQSAPLTGAPAAPAEPIDPAKLIDLAAPAEPTAPNTPADPAAPAKPTDPAEHTRTPALTDTGARDHTRDETLREGTPRTESPLAIPAPRLTPEDRRVLHSWDRDLEALTTELRRARATTREVAVPASLTASELLRLAADPDGFARELARPMPSRPQPAARRGTRFHAWVESRFEELPLPMLGPDELPGMDDTEADIADERDLAALKEAFERTPYATRTPFRTEAPIQLTLAGRVIRGRIDAVYKEGEGAGATYEIVDWKTGRQATADPLQLAVYRVAWAEETGVPLESVTAAFVYVRTGETVQPSWLPGRAELEAILLGHRPHGAPPGPRPQGGPGDGPPPPAG; this is translated from the coding sequence GTGCCCACCCACCTCACCCACCCCGACCAGCTCATAGAGCTGCTAGGCATCCCCTTCACCCCGGAGCAGACGGCCTGCATCACCGCCCCGCCCGCCCCGCAGGTCATCGTGGCCGGAGCCGGCTCGGGCAAGACGACCGTCATGGCCGCCCGGGTCGTCTGGCTGGTGGGCACCGGCCAGGTCGCGCCCGAGCAGGTCCTGGGCCTGACCTTCACCAACAAGGCGGCCGGCGAGCTCGCCGAACGCGTACGCACCGCCCTGACCAGAGCCGGCATCACCGACCCCGACGCACTCGACCCTGAGCGGGGCGAGCCCGGCATCTCCACCTACCACGCCTTCGCGGGCCGCCTCCTCACCGACCACGGCCTGCGCATGGGCCTGGAGCCCACCTCACGCCTCCTCGCCGACGCCACCCGCTTCCAGCTCGCCGCCCGGGTGCTGCGCGAGGCCCCCGGCCCCTATCCCGCGCTGACCAAGTCGTTCGCGACCCTGGTCAGCGACCTGCTGGCGCTGGACGCGGAGCTCGCGGAACACCTCGTACGCCCGGAGCGTCTGGCCGCGTACGACCAGGATCTGCTGCGCACCCTCGCGGACGCCAAGCTCAGCAACGCAGAGCTGCGCAAGGTGCCGGAGGCGGCCACCGCCCGCCTCGAACTGCTCGACCTCGCCGTGCGCTACCGGGCCGCCAAGAAGAGCCGGGACCTGCTGGACTTCGGCGACCAGATGGCCCTGTCCGCCGAGCTCGCCCTCACCCACCCCGAGGTCGGCCGGCTGCTGCGCGAGGAGTTCAAGGTGGTGCTCCTGGACGAGTACCAGGACACCTCGGTGGCCCAGCGCCGGCTGCTCGCCGCGCTCTTCGGCGGCGGCACCGGCCACGCCGTGACCGCCGTCGGCGACCCCTGCCAGGCCATCTACGGCTGGCGCGGCGCGTCGGTCGCCAACCTCGACGACTTCCCGCGCCACTTCCCGTACGCCGACGGCCGCCCCGCCACCCGCCAGGCACTCTCCGAGAACCGCCGCAGCGGCGGCCGCCTCCTGGACCTCGCCAACTCCCTTGCCGCGCCGCTGCGTTCGATGCACGCGGGAGTGGAGGCGCTGCGCCCGGCGCCCGGCGCCGAGCGGGACGGAAGCGTGCGGATCGCCCTGCTCGACACGCACGAGCAGGAGATCGACTGGCTCGCCGACTCGATCGCCCACCTGGTGCGCACCGGCAAGGCGCCCGGCGAGATCGCCGTCCTGTGCCGCACCGCCGGTGACTTCCCCGCGATCCAGGGCGCGCTGGTGGCCCGCGACATTCCCGTCGAGGTCGTCGGGCTCTCCGGCCTCCTCCACCTGCCCGAGGTCGCCGACCTGGTCGCGGTCTGCGAAGTCCTCCAGGACCCCGGCGCCAACGCCTCCCTGGTGCGGATCCTGACCGGCCCGCGCTGGCGCGTCGGCCCCCGTGACCTCGCCCTGCTCGGCCGCCGCGCGCGCGATCTCGTCCGGCGCGTCACGGGCGAGCCCGGCGACCCCGACCAGCGCCTCGCCGACGCCGTCGAGGGGGTCGACCCGGCCGAGGTGATCTCGCTCGCCGACGCCCTCGACACCTTCCTCGAAGGCGCCGAGGACGACGGGCTGCCCTTCTCCGCCGAGGCCCGCGTCCGCTTCGCGCGCCTCGCCGCCGAACTGCGCGACCTGCGCCGCTCGCTCGCCGATCCGCTCATGGACGTCCTGCACCGCGTCCTGAGCGTCACCGGCCTCGAAGTCGAACTGTCGGCGTCCCCGCACGCCTTGGCCGCCCGCCGCCGCGAGACGCTGTCCGGTTTCCTCGACACGGCGGCGGGTTTCGCCGCGCTCGACGGCGAGGCGTCCCTGCTCGCCTTCCTCGGCTTCCTGCGGACCGCGGCCCAGTACGAGAAGGGCCTGGACAACGCGCTGCCCGGCGGCGAGAACACGGTCAAGGTGCTCACCGCGCACAAGTCCAAGGGCCTGGAGTGGGACGTGGTGGCCGTGCCCGGCCTGGTCACCGGCGCGTTCCCGTCCACGAGGGCGAGGGAGGCCTGGACGTCCCAGGCGAAGGTCCTGCCGCACGCGCTGCGCGGCGACGCCCCGACGCTGCCGGCCGTCGAGACGTGGGACGCGAAGGGGCTCAAGTCGTTCAAGGAGGCGATGAAGGACCACCAGCACACCGAGGAACTGCGCCTGGGATACGTCACGTTCACCCGTCCCCGCACCCTGTTGCTCGGCTCGGGCCACTGGTGGGGCCCGAACCAGAAGAAGCCCCGGGGCCCCTCCGCCTTCCTGCACGCGCTGTACGAGCACTGCGCGGCCGGCCACGGCGAGATCGAGGCGTGGGCGGACGAACCGGCCGACGACGCGGAGAACCCCGCGCTGCGGGAGTCCGCGACGGGCCACGCCTGGCCGCTGCCGCTCGACCCGGAGTCCCTGGCCCGCCGCCGCGCCGCGGCGCAGCGGGTCCTGGCCCACATCGAGGCGGCGCCGACGCGCGAGGACGGGACGCCCTCCTCCTACGAGGACGAGGCGGACCTGGCCACGCCCTTCGAGGACGGGGCCGGGCCCTACGGGGCCGAGTCCTACGGGGTCGAGCCCTACGGAGCCGAGCCCTACGGGGATGAGCCCTACCAGGACGGGCCCTACGCGCCTGAGGAGTTCGGCGTCCCCGAGGACGAGGACGAGGACGAGAGCCTGCCCCTCGACGACTGGGACCTGCTCACCACGGAGCGCCCGACCCAGTCCGCGCCCCTCACAGGCGCGCCCGCCGCGCCCGCCGAGCCGATCGACCCCGCCAAGCTGATCGACCTTGCCGCACCCGCCGAGCCGACCGCCCCCAACACCCCCGCCGACCCTGCTGCACCCGCCAAGCCGACCGACCCCGCAGAGCACACTCGCACCCCGGCCCTCACCGACACCGGCGCCCGCGACCACACCCGCGACGAGACCCTCCGCGAGGGGACCCCCCGCACCGAGTCCCCCCTCGCCATCCCCGCCCCCCGCCTCACCCCCGAGGACCGCCGCGTCCTGCACTCCTGGGACCGCGACCTGGAAGCGCTCACCACCGAGCTGCGCAGGGCCCGCGCCACCACCCGTGAGGTCGCGGTGCCGGCCTCGCTCACCGCGTCCGAGCTGCTGCGCCTCGCCGCCGACCCGGACGGCTTCGCCCGGGAGCTGGCCCGGCCCATGCCGAGCCGCCCCCAGCCCGCCGCGCGGCGCGGCACCCGCTTCCACGCCTGGGTGGAGTCCCGCTTCGAGGAGCTTCCGCTGCCCATGCTCGGGCCCGATGAGCTGCCCGGCATGGACGACACCGAGGCCGACATCGCGGACGAGCGCGACCTGGCCGCGCTCAAGGAGGCCTTCGAGCGCACCCCGTACGCGACCCGTACCCCCTTCCGTACCGAGGCCCCCATCCAGCTGACGCTGGCGGGCCGGGTGATCAGGGGCCGGATCGACGCCGTCTACAAAGAGGGCGAGGGCGCGGGGGCCACGTACGAGATCGTCGACTGGAAGACCGGACGGCAGGCCACCGCCGACCCCCTCCAGCTGGCGGTCTACCGGGTCGCCTGGGCCGAGGAGACAGGCGTGCCGCTGGAGTCGGTCACGGCCGCGTTCGTGTACGTACGCACAGGTGAGACGGTACAGCCGAGTTGGCTGCCGGGCCGCGCCGAGCTGGAGGCGATCCTGCTCGGTCACCGTCCGCACGGCGCACCGCCCGGCCCGCGTCCGCAGGGCGGACCGGGGGACGGGCCACCGCCCCCGGCCGGATAG
- a CDS encoding ATP-dependent DNA helicase has protein sequence MSSSSSTGRTAYQQVRRAAPGAYRLVRTPPDPVEPPLLDAPQRRVVDHRSGPLLVLAGPGTGKTTTLVEAVAARVAEGADPERILVLTFSRKAAVELRDRMALRLGAGAKSPQATTFHSYCYALVRAHRAPRDTEPFGDPPRLLSGPEQDVAVRDLLAGQIDLQRGGLAHVSWPDELRACLTTRGFADEVRAVLARSRELGLGPEELARFAARAGRPDWKAASAFLAEYLDVLDLQGVLDYAELVHRAVLLAERTPPPSYDAVFVDEYQDTDPAQVRLLKALAGGGRTLVAFGDPDQSIYTFRGADINGILGFPDAFARADGTPAPVEVLTTSRRSGTALLAATRLLTRRMPLPRLPSEQVRAHRDLRPTRTGGRVETYTYPTASTELDNIADLLRRAHLEEGVPWQEMAVLVRAGTRAIPALRRALTSAGVPVDTSGADIALRDEPAVAPLLTALGVVARAAVGRAAAAPGPPPVSLVHPRRTPPVTAEAPAGLDTETAHTLLTSPLGGMDTADLRRLGRALRDEERAGGVRVPAPSDVLLARALAEPERLVAHDPAYARGAQRLATLLRKARELLEGGGTAAEALWELWNGTPWPQRLERAALRGGAGGRAADRDLDAVCALFDTAARAEERTGGRGALNFIEEVDAQDIAADTLTRRAARPDAVRLMTAHRSKGLEWSLVVVAGVQEGLWPDLRRRGSLLEADRIGRDGLAEPLTPGALLAEERRLFYVAATRARERLIVTAVKAPADDGDQPSRFLTELGVEPRDTTGRPRRPLAVAALVAELRATTVDPAASDALREAAAERLGRLAALTDDEGQPLVPAAHPHRWWGLYEPTRSEVPLRDRALPLALSGSALDQLANTCSLQWFLGREVKADAPATAAQGFGNVVHVLADEVASGRTPADLAVLMERLDSVWDALAFDAPWKSLQEKQNARAALERFLRWHTLDRAGRTPVATEHGFDVTLEAGEYEVRIRGSMDRVEKDVEGRAYVVDFKTGKQAPTAAEVSAHPQLAVYQLAVREGALDEAFEGRRPDAGGAELVHLRQAAPQREGGEAFPKVQAQEPLAGEWVSDLLATAAGKVLDERFAPTPGTHCAHCAFRASCTAQPEGRQVVE, from the coding sequence GTGAGCTCCTCCTCCTCCACCGGGCGTACCGCGTACCAGCAGGTACGCCGGGCGGCCCCCGGCGCGTACCGGCTGGTGCGCACACCGCCGGACCCGGTGGAGCCCCCTCTCCTTGACGCACCCCAGCGCAGGGTGGTTGACCACCGCTCGGGTCCGCTTCTGGTGCTCGCGGGGCCCGGCACCGGCAAGACCACCACGCTGGTCGAGGCGGTCGCGGCCAGGGTCGCGGAGGGCGCCGACCCCGAGCGGATCCTGGTCCTCACCTTCAGCCGCAAGGCCGCCGTCGAACTGCGCGACCGCATGGCGCTGCGGCTCGGCGCGGGCGCCAAGAGCCCGCAGGCCACCACGTTCCACTCCTACTGCTACGCCCTGGTGCGCGCGCATCGGGCCCCCAGGGACACGGAGCCGTTCGGCGATCCCCCGCGCCTGCTGTCCGGTCCCGAGCAGGACGTGGCCGTACGCGACCTCCTGGCCGGCCAGATCGACCTCCAGCGCGGCGGCCTCGCGCACGTGAGCTGGCCCGACGAACTGCGGGCCTGCCTGACCACGCGGGGCTTCGCCGACGAGGTCCGCGCGGTGCTCGCCCGCAGCCGCGAGCTGGGCCTCGGGCCCGAGGAGCTGGCCCGCTTCGCCGCGCGGGCCGGCCGCCCCGACTGGAAGGCCGCCTCCGCCTTCCTCGCCGAATACCTCGACGTCCTCGACCTCCAGGGCGTCCTCGACTACGCGGAGCTGGTGCACCGCGCGGTGCTGCTCGCCGAACGCACCCCGCCGCCGTCCTACGACGCGGTGTTCGTCGACGAGTACCAGGACACCGACCCCGCGCAGGTCAGGCTGCTGAAGGCGCTCGCGGGCGGGGGGCGCACGCTGGTCGCCTTCGGCGACCCGGACCAGTCGATCTACACCTTCCGCGGCGCCGACATCAACGGCATCCTCGGCTTCCCCGACGCCTTCGCGCGCGCCGACGGCACCCCGGCCCCCGTGGAAGTCCTCACCACCTCGCGCCGCTCGGGCACCGCGCTCCTTGCGGCGACCCGGCTCCTGACGCGCCGCATGCCGCTGCCGCGGCTGCCCTCCGAGCAGGTCCGCGCCCACCGCGACCTGCGCCCCACCCGCACCGGCGGGCGCGTGGAGACGTACACCTATCCCACGGCCTCCACCGAGCTGGACAACATCGCGGACCTGCTGCGCCGCGCCCACCTCGAAGAGGGCGTCCCCTGGCAGGAGATGGCGGTCCTGGTCCGCGCCGGCACCCGCGCCATCCCCGCACTGCGCCGCGCCCTCACCTCGGCCGGCGTCCCCGTGGACACCTCGGGCGCCGACATCGCGCTGCGCGACGAGCCGGCGGTGGCACCGCTCCTCACGGCGCTCGGGGTGGTGGCGCGAGCCGCCGTCGGGCGCGCCGCCGCGGCCCCCGGGCCCCCACCGGTCAGCCTCGTCCACCCCCGCCGCACCCCTCCGGTCACGGCCGAGGCGCCGGCCGGGCTCGACACCGAGACCGCGCACACCCTGCTCACCTCGCCGCTCGGCGGCATGGACACCGCCGACCTGCGCCGCCTCGGCCGGGCCCTGCGCGACGAGGAGCGGGCCGGGGGAGTGCGCGTCCCGGCCCCCTCGGACGTGCTGCTCGCCCGCGCCCTCGCCGAACCCGAACGGCTGGTCGCGCACGACCCCGCCTACGCCAGGGGCGCCCAGCGCCTCGCCACCCTCCTGCGCAAGGCCCGCGAGCTCCTTGAGGGCGGTGGCACGGCCGCCGAGGCGCTGTGGGAGCTGTGGAACGGCACCCCCTGGCCCCAGCGCCTGGAACGCGCGGCGCTGCGCGGCGGCGCGGGCGGCCGGGCGGCCGACCGAGACCTCGACGCCGTCTGCGCGCTGTTCGACACGGCGGCCCGCGCCGAGGAGCGCACCGGTGGCCGGGGCGCGCTCAACTTCATCGAAGAGGTCGACGCGCAGGACATAGCGGCCGACACCCTCACCCGCAGGGCCGCCCGCCCCGACGCGGTACGCCTGATGACCGCCCACCGCTCCAAGGGCCTCGAATGGAGCCTGGTCGTGGTCGCCGGGGTCCAGGAAGGGCTCTGGCCCGACCTGCGCCGGCGCGGCTCGCTCCTGGAGGCCGACCGGATCGGACGCGACGGCCTGGCCGAACCGCTCACCCCGGGCGCGCTGCTCGCCGAGGAGCGACGCCTCTTCTATGTCGCCGCCACCCGCGCGCGCGAGCGTCTGATCGTGACCGCCGTGAAGGCGCCGGCCGACGACGGCGACCAGCCCTCCCGCTTCCTCACCGAGCTCGGCGTCGAGCCCCGCGACACGACGGGCCGCCCGCGCCGCCCCCTCGCGGTCGCGGCCCTCGTCGCCGAGCTGCGCGCCACCACGGTCGATCCGGCGGCGTCCGACGCGCTGCGCGAGGCCGCCGCCGAACGCCTGGGCCGGCTCGCCGCGCTCACCGACGACGAGGGCCAGCCGCTGGTCCCCGCCGCGCACCCGCACCGCTGGTGGGGCCTGTACGAACCGACCCGCTCCGAGGTCCCGCTGCGCGACCGCGCGCTGCCGCTGGCCCTGTCCGGCAGCGCCCTCGACCAGCTCGCCAACACCTGCTCGCTGCAATGGTTCCTGGGCCGCGAGGTGAAGGCGGACGCGCCCGCGACGGCCGCACAGGGCTTCGGCAACGTGGTGCACGTACTGGCCGACGAGGTGGCGTCGGGCCGTACGCCCGCCGATCTCGCGGTCCTGATGGAACGCCTGGACTCGGTCTGGGACGCGCTGGCCTTCGACGCGCCCTGGAAGTCGCTCCAGGAGAAGCAGAACGCGCGCGCCGCCCTGGAACGCTTCCTGCGCTGGCACACCCTGGACCGCGCCGGGCGCACCCCCGTGGCCACGGAGCACGGCTTCGACGTGACCCTGGAGGCGGGGGAATACGAGGTGCGCATCCGGGGCTCCATGGACCGGGTGGAGAAGGACGTCGAAGGCCGGGCCTACGTGGTCGACTTCAAGACCGGCAAGCAGGCGCCCACCGCCGCCGAGGTGTCCGCCCATCCCCAGCTGGCCGTCTACCAGCTCGCGGTCCGCGAGGGCGCCCTGGACGAGGCCTTCGAGGGCCGCCGGCCGGACGCCGGGGGGGCCGAACTGGTCCACCTGCGCCAGGCCGCGCCCCAGCGCGAGGGCGGCGAGGCGTTCCCCAAGGTGCAGGCGCAGGAGCCGCTGGCCGGGGAGTGGGTGTCGGACCTGCTGGCCACGGCGGCGGGCAAGGTCCTGGACGAACGCTTTGCTCCGACGCCGGGGACGCACTGTGCGCACTGCGCGTTCAGGGCGTCGTGCACGGCCCAGCCGGAGGGCCGCCAGGTAGTGGAGTGA
- a CDS encoding dipeptidase: MSETPDSAVQTAAAAVRAYIEQHRAAFLDDLAQWLRIPSVSAQPDHAADVRRSADWLAVKLRESGFPTVEILDTPGAPAVCAEWPSGDPGAPTVLVYGHHDVQPAAREDGWHTDPFQPVIADGRMYGRGAADDKGQVFFHTLGVRAHLAATGRTAPAVNLKLLIEGEEESGSPHFRALVERHAERLAADAVIVSDTGMWSEDTPTVCTGMRGLAECEIRLHGPAQDIHSGSFGGAVPNPATAAARLVAALHDADGHITVPGFYDGVAELSDAERELFAELPFDEAEWLTTAKSRAAAGEAGFSTLERVWARPTAEVNGIGAGYQGPGGKTVIPSSAMVKLSFRLVAGQDPAHIEKLVTEWAAGRVPAGIRHEIDWSAGTRPCLTPLDHPALQAVVRAMGTAFGTKVRFTREGGSGPAADLQDVLGAPVLFLGISVPSDGWHAPNEKVELDLLFKGVETAAHLWSDLAATTA, translated from the coding sequence ATGAGCGAGACCCCGGACAGCGCCGTCCAGACCGCCGCCGCGGCGGTGCGCGCGTACATCGAGCAGCACCGCGCCGCCTTCCTCGACGACCTCGCGCAGTGGCTGCGCATCCCGTCCGTGTCGGCCCAGCCCGACCATGCCGCGGACGTACGGCGCAGCGCCGACTGGCTCGCCGTCAAACTGCGCGAGAGCGGCTTTCCCACCGTCGAGATCCTGGACACCCCGGGCGCCCCCGCCGTCTGCGCCGAGTGGCCCTCGGGTGATCCCGGCGCGCCCACCGTCCTGGTCTATGGCCACCACGACGTGCAGCCCGCGGCCCGCGAGGACGGCTGGCACACCGACCCCTTCCAGCCGGTGATCGCGGACGGCCGGATGTACGGGCGCGGCGCCGCCGACGACAAGGGGCAGGTGTTCTTCCACACCCTGGGCGTGCGCGCGCACCTCGCCGCCACCGGGCGCACCGCCCCCGCCGTCAACCTGAAGCTTTTGATCGAGGGTGAGGAGGAGTCCGGTTCGCCGCACTTCCGCGCCCTGGTGGAGCGGCACGCCGAGCGCTTGGCGGCGGACGCCGTGATCGTCTCGGACACCGGCATGTGGTCCGAGGACACCCCCACCGTGTGCACGGGCATGCGGGGCCTGGCCGAGTGCGAGATCCGGCTGCACGGGCCCGCTCAGGACATCCACTCCGGCTCCTTCGGCGGCGCCGTCCCCAACCCGGCGACGGCTGCGGCCCGCCTGGTCGCGGCCCTGCACGACGCGGACGGACACATCACCGTGCCCGGCTTCTACGACGGCGTCGCCGAGCTGAGCGACGCCGAGCGCGAGCTCTTCGCCGAGCTGCCCTTCGACGAGGCCGAGTGGCTGACCACCGCCAAGTCGCGGGCGGCGGCGGGCGAGGCCGGTTTCTCCACCCTGGAACGCGTATGGGCCCGCCCGACCGCCGAGGTCAACGGCATCGGCGCCGGCTACCAGGGCCCCGGCGGCAAGACGGTCATTCCGTCGTCGGCGATGGTGAAGCTGTCCTTCCGTCTGGTCGCGGGGCAGGACCCGGCGCACATCGAGAAGCTCGTCACCGAGTGGGCCGCGGGCCGGGTCCCCGCCGGGATCCGGCACGAGATCGACTGGAGCGCGGGCACCCGCCCCTGTCTGACCCCGCTGGACCACCCGGCGCTCCAGGCCGTCGTGCGGGCGATGGGCACGGCCTTCGGCACGAAGGTCCGCTTCACCCGGGAGGGCGGCTCCGGGCCCGCCGCCGACCTCCAGGACGTCCTGGGAGCGCCCGTCCTGTTCCTCGGGATCTCCGTCCCCTCGGACGGCTGGCACGCGCCGAACGAGAAGGTCGAGCTCGACCTCCTGTTCAAGGGCGTCGAGACGGCGGCCCACCTGTGGAGCGATCTCGCCGCCACCACCGCATGA
- the nudC gene encoding NAD(+) diphosphatase: MSTTSSEVRTDRPLGPSAPISLTETGGIDRAAHHRLDEAWLAAAWSHPTTRVFVVSGGQVLIDETVNEAAGADGEPVRTEIVMTPAFEAPVTETHRYFLGTDEEGVSYFALQKDALPGRMDQSARPAGLREAGLLLSPRDASLMAHAVALENWQRLHRFCSRCGERTVIAAAGHIRRCQACGAEHYPRTDPAVIMLVTDEQDRALLGRQVHWPEGRFSTLAGFVEPGESIEQSVRREVFEEAGVTVGPVEYVASQPWPFPSSLMLGFMAKATSSKITVDGEEIHEARWFSREDLAAAFASGEVLPPYGISIAARLIELWYGRPLPRATH, from the coding sequence GTGAGCACCACCAGCAGTGAAGTCCGCACGGACCGGCCGCTCGGCCCGTCCGCGCCCATCAGCCTGACCGAGACGGGCGGCATCGACCGTGCCGCCCATCACCGCCTCGACGAGGCGTGGCTCGCGGCCGCCTGGAGCCACCCCACGACCCGGGTCTTCGTGGTCTCCGGCGGCCAGGTCCTCATCGACGAGACCGTCAACGAGGCGGCCGGCGCGGACGGCGAGCCGGTGCGCACCGAGATCGTCATGACGCCCGCCTTCGAGGCACCGGTCACCGAGACCCACCGCTACTTCCTCGGCACCGACGAGGAGGGTGTGAGCTACTTCGCCCTGCAAAAGGACGCCCTGCCCGGCCGCATGGACCAGTCGGCCAGGCCGGCCGGACTGCGCGAGGCGGGTCTGCTGCTGTCACCGCGCGACGCGAGCCTGATGGCCCACGCTGTGGCCCTGGAGAACTGGCAGCGTCTGCACCGCTTCTGCTCGCGCTGCGGCGAGCGCACGGTCATCGCCGCGGCCGGCCACATCCGCCGCTGCCAGGCGTGTGGCGCCGAGCACTACCCGCGCACCGACCCCGCCGTGATCATGCTGGTCACCGACGAGCAGGACCGGGCGCTGCTCGGCCGCCAGGTGCACTGGCCCGAGGGCCGTTTCTCGACCCTGGCGGGGTTCGTGGAACCGGGCGAGTCCATCGAGCAGTCGGTGCGCCGCGAGGTGTTCGAGGAGGCGGGCGTCACGGTCGGCCCGGTCGAGTACGTGGCGAGTCAGCCCTGGCCCTTCCCGTCCAGCCTGATGCTCGGCTTCATGGCCAAGGCCACGTCGTCGAAGATCACCGTGGACGGCGAGGAGATCCACGAGGCCCGCTGGTTCTCCCGCGAGGACCTGGCCGCCGCCTTCGCGTCCGGCGAGGTGCTGCCCCCGTACGGCATCTCGATCGCGGCCCGGCTCATCGAGCTCTGGTACGGCCGCCCGCTGCCGAGGGCGACGCACTGA